The proteins below come from a single Solea senegalensis isolate Sse05_10M linkage group LG2, IFAPA_SoseM_1, whole genome shotgun sequence genomic window:
- the gpr156 gene encoding probable G-protein coupled receptor 156 → MEPELNCSSHCDSPLCFIHAGVNRQEGLEVLQTLCTVSMMAVELPRRSLSPVLSAVVWTLLCGGILLAFCFLLFTLRFKNNRIVKMSSPNLNVLTLLGSFLTYSSGFLFAVDERLHSQGGTSTAVLQARMWTLCVGSTLVFGPILGKTWRLYRVFTQRLPDKRVIIRDIQLMGMVALLILVDLLVLTIWNLTDPIRCSRSVGAVVKVADRGIFYSLSQMDSCSSGYSYLWAIIIAVQKGSLLLYGTYLAGLTSNVSHPPVNQSPTIITAVTLVTLSSAVVVPVSIFLQAWPNLVYSTVAGAIFICTSATNCMLFVPQLTQWRQFEEDHNNPGQMAKYFSSPSKSQPSVYSQDEIYYLLGENNSMKKLLNEKNAVIDSLQEQVNNAKDKLLRLMSASQPCEDQDMDSSTTNLNSSSTQTTELQSDGPSSSSLPQRDQELQLSRPHCAAAAAVSPPERPTASSPLPADVRVGVNQKGVSIPGTTDTSKAGSRIVDDLKRPVSVPSSGLLRTTEETVNFVNSLQFRRGLNPFQVETFGNQSGLTPQLRPTGFVSSEQLQEILQELSLDTVIESALRSPAQTQIKFTEPSPLSLRTPCSPRPPVLFRHPSISPYAMRKRRPPFSASRRVLTSPCFYTGCEKIKETCENQNPDKNLDGVTGDGTLLQNHRSDLELDEEDEEDEEDEEEEEEESERHGVVRKRQRCVSKSHRCSAVRRAEHDHAAPCDVEAAGDKEQHRRHMRDSCGYWDSDSSSSTDYCYYHRPYCESCLQRGSLFSSDSSSDSSDGEYEGYTSLYRSSRPVVFKEDIKPTFV, encoded by the exons ATGGAGCCTGAGCTGAACTGCAGCTCCCACTGTGATTCCCCTCTTTGCTTCATCCACGCAGGAGTCAACAGGCAGGAGGGCCTCGAAGTGCTGCAGACGCTATGCACTGTCAGCATG ATGGCAGTGGAGCTCCCAAGGCGTTCACTCTCCCCAGTGCTAAGTGCTGTGGTGTGGACGCTGCTCTGTGGTGGCATCCTGCTGGCcttctgcttcctcctcttcaccctgCGCTTCAAAAACAACAG GATAGTGAAGATGTCCAGTCCAAATCTGAATGTCCTGACTCTCTTAGGAAGTTTCCTCACTTACAGCAGTGGCTTCTTGTTCGCTGTTGACGAACGACTGCACTCACAAGGTGGAACATCGACGGCCGTGCTACAA GCTCGCATGTGGACACTGTGTGTCGGCAGTACCCTGGTGTTTGGCCCAATTTTGGGGAAGACGTGGAGACTGTACAGAGTGTTCACTCAGCGACTGCCTGACAAGAGAGTG ATAATCCGAGACATACAGCTGATGGGCATGGTGGCTTTGCTGATCCTGGTCGACCTGCTGGTTCTCACCATCTGGAACCTCACAGACCCAATCAGGTGTTCCAGATCTGTCGGGGCTGTTGTCAAg GTAGCAGACAGAGGCATCTTCTACTCTTTGTCACAGATGGACTCGTGTTCTTCTGGATACTCTTATCTGTGGGCGATCATTATTGCTGTTCAGAAG GGAAGTCTTCTCCTCTATGGCACTTATCTGGCAGGGCTGACCAGCAACGTCAGCCACCCTCCAGTCAACCAGTCTCCCACCATCATAACAGCCGTTACTCTGGTCACCCTCTCCTCAGCTGTGGTCGTCCCAGTGTCCATCTTCTTGCAGGCCTGGCCCAACCTGGTCTACAGCACTGTGGCTGGAGCCATCTTCATCTGCACATCAGCGACTAACTGTATGCTGTTTGTGCCTCAg CTGACCCAGTGGCGGCAATTTGAAGAAGATCACAACAACCCGGGTCAGATGGCTAAGTATTTCAGCAGCCCCAGCAAGAGCCAGCCATCTGTGTACAGCCAGGATGAGATCTACTACCTGCTGGGGGAGAACAACTCCATGAAAAAGCTTCTTAATGAG AAAAACGCTGTGATCGACAGTCTCCAGGAGCAGGTGAACAACGCCAAGGATAAACTCCTGCGGCTCATGTCAGCCAGCCAGCCCTGCGAGGACCAGGACATGGACtcgtccaccaccaacctcaaCTCCTCCTCGACTCAAACCACAGAGCTCCAGTCTGATGgcccttcctcttcttctctacCTCAAAGAGACCAGGAATTACAACTCTCCCGTCCTCACTgcgccgctgctgccgctgtgtCACCTCCTGAGCGTCCCACTGCTTCGTCCCCTCTCCCTGCTGATGTGCGTGTGGGTGTAAATCAAAAGGGTGTGTCAATCCCTGGCACCACAGACACGAGCAAAGCTGGATCCAGAATTGTGGACGATCTCAAACGGCCTGTGTCAGTCCCGTCCTCTGGATTACTCAGGACAACAGAGGAGACGGTTAACTTTGTCAATTCCCTACAGTTCCGTAGAGGGTTAAACCCCTTTCAGGTGGAAACCTTTGGCAATCAGAGTGGCCTAACACCTCAGCTGAGACCGACCGGCTTTGTGagcagtgagcagctgcaggaaaTCCTCCAGGAGCTTAGTTTGGACACAGTCATAGAAAGTGCGCTTCGCTCTCCTGCTCAAACACAGATAAAATTCACAGaaccctcccctctctccttgCGGACGCCATGCTCCCCCCGCCCACCCGTTCTCTTTCGTCACCCCAGCATTTCCCCATATGCAATGAGGAAACGCCGGCCACCGTTCAGTGCGTCCAGAAGAGTTTTGACCTCTCCGTGCTTCTACACGGGATGtgaaaaaatcaaagaaacctGTGAAAACCAGAATCCAGACAAGAACCTCGATGGGGTCACTGGTGATGGTACCCTTCTCCAGAATCACCGCAGTGACCTAGAGCtagatgaggaggatgaggaggatgaggaggatgaggaggaggaggaggaggaatcagAAAGGCATGGAGTAGTAAGAAAACGTCAGAGGTGTGTTTCAAAATCTCACAGATGTTCAGCAGTGCGACGTGCAGAACACGATCACGCTGCTCCGTGTGATGTGGAGGCAGCTGGTGATAAGGAGCAGCACCGCAGACACATGAGAGACTCCTGTGGGTACTGGGACTCTGATTCTAGCAGCTCAACAGACTATTGTTACTACCACCGTCCCTACTGTGAGTCCTGTCTGCAGCGGGGCTCGCTGTTCTCCTCCGACAGCTCCTCGGACTCCTCCGACGGCGAGTACGAGGGCTACACCAGCCTCTACCGCTCCTCACGCCCTGTGGTGTTTAAAGAAGACATCAAACCCACCTTTGTGTGA
- the LOC122783612 gene encoding E3 ubiquitin-protein ligase TRIM39-like produces MAAAAAAAAAGTVLSKEQFLCPICLDLFNQPVSTPCGHNFCRECIQGYWQSAKLSQCPVCKQKFSKRPELKVNTLISEVASLFKESLEKRDTGEEEQHLGQEGNVSCDVCAAERVEAFKSCLDCLASFCETHLEPHHMLATFKKHRLIHPTMNMQDRVCTKGEKLLNLFCETDRTYVCQLCVERDHEAHRAVPVEEESRGKRAQVGKICKEVEKTIHRRWQKICKIAESVKLSRGNSERETEESLQVFTKLLHLIQRGQAEAAELISAKQRQAESRAGGIDELRHTSTELEQLSRTEDDFYLLHRFPAFSTLPAAKDRSYTDVESAVYVGMVRRAVRRVATQLEETVKSEVKRLCVIEFRRAQQCAVDVTLDPDTAHPKLVLSENKKQVFHGDVALGLPDNPERFYPGVSVLGKEGFSSGRFYYEVQVKGKTEWDVGVGLESVSRKGGSMLNPERGYWTLGMRSDKTYWALSNTPVCLPLVEKPQRVGVFVDLEWGQVSFYNADSGSHIYSFTGYSFKERLFPYFNPRRNHGGMNSAPLIILPVKVSA; encoded by the coding sequence atggctgctgctgctgctgctgctgctgctggcactgTGCTGTCAAAGGAGCAGTTTCTTTGCCCAATCTGTCTGGATTTGTTCAACCAGCCGGTCTCCACTCCTTGTGGACACAACTTCTGCAGGGAGTGCATACAAGGATACTGGCAGAGTGCTAAGTTGTCGCAGTGCCCCGTGTGCAAGCAGAAATTCTCCAAGAGGCCTGAGCTCAAAGTTAACACCTTAATCTCTGAGGTGGCCTCTCTGTTCAAGGAGTCACTGGAGAAAAGAGATACAGGTGAAGAGGAGCAGCATTTAGGCCAGGAAGGAAACGtttcatgtgatgtgtgtgctGCGGAAAGAGTTGAGGCTTTTAAATCCTGTCTCGACTGTTTGGCCTCTTTCTGTGAGACTCATCTGGAGCCCCATCATATGCTAGCCACTTTCAAAAAGCACCGTTTGATTCATCCCACAATGAACATGCAAGACAGAGTGTGTACGAAGGGCGAGAAACTCCTGAACCTGTTTTGCGAAACCGACCGGACATATGTGTGCCAGCTCTGCGTCGAGAGAGACCACGAGGCTCATCGCGCCGTTCCTGTCGAGGAGGAGAGCCGTGGCAAGAGAGCTCAAGTTGGAAAGATATGCAAAGAGGTGGAAAAAACAATCCACCGTCGATGGCAGAAGATCTGCAAGATTGCTGAAAGTGTGAAGCTCAGCAGGGGAAACTCGGAAAGAGAGACCGAGGAGAGTTTGCAAGTTTTCACCAAACTGCTGCACCTTATCCAGAGAGGCCAAGCTGAGGCGGCGGAGCTGATCAGTGCCAAGCAGAGACAAGCTGAGAGCAGGGCCGGTGGAATTGATGAGCTGAGGCACACAAGCACAGAGCTGGAGCAGCTTTCGCGGACTGAAGACGACTTTTACCTTCTCCACCGCTTTCCAGCTTTCTCCACACTGCCAGCTGCCAAAGACCGCTCTTACACTGATGTAGAAAGTGCTGTGTACGTGGGCATGGTGAGGAGAGCAGTCAGGAGAGTAGCGACACAGCTGGAGGAGACTGTAAAAAGTGAGGTGAAGAGGCTGTGTGTGATTGAGTTCCGGAGGGCTCAACAGTGTGCTGTGGATGTAACGCTGGACCCTGACACAGCTCATCCTAAACTGGTGCTCTctgaaaacaagaaacaagTCTTTCATGGCGACGTGGCACTCGGCCTTCCTGACAACCCTGAGAGATTTTACCCGGGTGTAAGTGTTTTGGGAAAGGAGGGTTTCTCCTCTGGCAGATTCTACTATGAGGTTCAAGTAAAAGGGAAGACGGAGTGGGATGTTGGAGTTGGGCTTGAGTCTGTCAGCAGAAAAGGAGGCAGCATGCTGAACCCTGAAAGAGGCTACTGGACTCTGGGGATGAGAAGTGACAAGACCTACTGGGCGCTCAGCAACACTCCTGTCTGTTTGCCACTGGTGGAGAAGCCGCAGAGAGTTGGGGTGTTTGTGGATCTGGAGTGGGGCCAGGTTTCCTTTTACAACGCGGACTCTGGTTCCCATATTTACTCATTCACTGGATACTCGTTCAAGGAAAGACTCTTCCCCTACTTTAACCCGCGGCGTAACCATGGTGGCATGAACTCTGCACCTCTGATCATCTTACCTGTCAAAGTCTCTGCTTGA